One genomic window of Paraburkholderia phytofirmans PsJN includes the following:
- a CDS encoding GlxA family transcriptional regulator: protein MPTVAIAIFSGVQALDVAGPVDVFSEANRFIAPADAYEVKLISAEAAPLRASNGMMLIADATFGQARGPFDLALVAGGPALPDTAPEAPLLEWLANVATQCGRYGSICTGAFALGHAGLLDDRNVTTHWQHAAQLAAQFPKARVDFDRIYLRDGQLVTSAGVTAGIDLSLALVAEDHGPHTALAVAKRLVVFAQRQGGQSQFSPYLTAPADDTSPVAKVQAHVMERIRESFSVKQLAEVAGMSARNFARVFVQETGVTPHEFVERARVDAARKLLESSGAALKAIAYDCGFGTADRMRIVFTKRIGATPMQYRERFRSA, encoded by the coding sequence ATGCCCACCGTCGCGATCGCGATCTTTTCCGGCGTGCAGGCGCTCGACGTCGCCGGTCCCGTCGACGTGTTTTCCGAAGCCAACCGCTTCATCGCGCCCGCGGATGCCTACGAAGTGAAGTTGATCAGCGCCGAAGCCGCACCGCTGCGCGCGTCCAACGGCATGATGCTGATCGCCGACGCGACCTTCGGCCAGGCACGCGGTCCGTTCGATCTTGCGCTGGTCGCGGGCGGCCCGGCGCTGCCGGACACCGCACCTGAGGCGCCACTATTGGAGTGGCTGGCGAACGTCGCCACACAATGCGGCCGCTACGGTTCGATCTGCACCGGCGCATTCGCGCTCGGTCACGCGGGCCTGCTCGACGACCGCAACGTGACGACGCATTGGCAGCACGCCGCGCAGCTGGCGGCGCAATTTCCAAAGGCGCGCGTCGACTTCGACCGCATCTATCTGCGCGATGGGCAACTCGTCACATCGGCCGGCGTGACCGCGGGCATCGATCTGTCGCTCGCGTTAGTCGCCGAGGATCATGGCCCGCACACGGCGCTCGCCGTCGCCAAACGGCTGGTGGTGTTCGCACAGCGGCAAGGCGGCCAGTCGCAATTCAGCCCCTACCTGACCGCGCCCGCCGACGACACCTCGCCGGTCGCCAAAGTCCAGGCGCACGTCATGGAACGGATTCGCGAGAGCTTTTCGGTGAAGCAACTCGCGGAGGTCGCGGGCATGAGCGCCCGCAACTTCGCGCGCGTGTTCGTGCAGGAGACCGGCGTGACGCCGCATGAATTCGTCGAACGCGCCCGCGTGGATGCGGCGCGCAAGCTGCTCGAAAGCAGCGGTGCGGCGCTCAAGGCGATTGCGTACGACTGCGGCTTCGGCACGGCGGACCGCATGCGCATTGTCTTCACCAAACGAATCGGCGCGACGCCGATGCAGTATCGCGAGCGCTTTCGCTCGGCCTGA
- a CDS encoding HAMP domain-containing protein, producing MTIRHRITLLVVLMFVALSAIGGYAVYQTRGSAAEVRKVTEGVVPSALASADLVSQVKDVQLATMTLVYAPDANMVAQAQDELKKKRASLQQALALQAKDAASHAQKGLVAQANDSLENYFSAIAETAKMKADGKNELAQAYLFANVAQYRDELEGIVETLRVEKNREKDEAISALNTTLSTTTTAIAAVTGIAIILLTSIGSLLYRQITRPLSRMQAMMSEIASSQDFTRRVPVGRLDEIGHSIVAFNGMIEKIQESSAQLKQKTADIQAMLQNMQQGILTVIDGAVIHAEYSAYLEDIFETKDIAGRGLMDLVFADTDLGSDALSQVDAATHACLGEDCINFAFNQHLLVGEISKRMPDGRVKILDLSWSAITDENDVIQRLMLCVRDVTELRKLAAEASEQRRRLDMIGEILAVSEEKFHHFIESSAGFISENERIIRKHSEADHAAIAELFRNMHTIKGNARTYNLQHLTNVVHETEQSYHELRQPDADRSWDQEHLMSELTRVREAIESYAKINEQSLGRKNKNQTNTAANSAHYVMVANEHIQHTLSMLEQTNAGELHELQSMRDALRRTLRALGSESVRDALSGVLDSLPSLASELGKPAPNVRIDDNGYRLRGQAGGTLNNVFMHLLRNSMDHGIETAEARSALGKVPAGTIDIEVGVDNGALQITLSDDGRGLALERIRGIAMERGWIGHDDTLSDEAIADFIFRPGFSTAETVTELSGRGVGMDAVRDFLKRANGSIELRFTDDRKGAAFRQFQTIVCLPDNVAVDTLGVEARREAGTLQLDAMAD from the coding sequence ATGACTATTCGTCATCGCATCACGCTATTGGTTGTTTTGATGTTCGTCGCCTTATCGGCGATCGGGGGCTACGCCGTCTACCAGACACGCGGCAGCGCCGCCGAGGTGCGCAAGGTAACGGAAGGCGTCGTGCCCAGCGCGCTCGCTTCCGCCGACCTCGTTTCGCAAGTCAAGGACGTGCAACTCGCCACGATGACGCTGGTCTACGCGCCCGACGCCAACATGGTCGCCCAGGCCCAGGACGAACTGAAGAAGAAGCGCGCCTCGCTTCAACAGGCGCTCGCCTTGCAAGCGAAAGATGCCGCGAGCCACGCCCAGAAGGGTCTTGTCGCGCAGGCCAACGACAGCCTCGAGAACTATTTCTCCGCGATTGCCGAGACGGCCAAAATGAAGGCCGACGGCAAGAACGAACTGGCGCAGGCTTATTTGTTCGCCAACGTCGCGCAGTATCGCGACGAACTCGAAGGGATCGTCGAGACTTTGCGCGTCGAGAAGAATCGCGAGAAAGACGAGGCGATCAGCGCGCTGAACACCACGCTCTCGACTACGACCACGGCCATCGCCGCCGTCACGGGCATCGCGATCATTCTGCTGACATCCATCGGCTCGCTGCTGTATCGTCAGATCACGCGCCCGCTCAGCCGCATGCAAGCCATGATGAGCGAGATCGCTTCGAGTCAGGACTTCACGCGGCGCGTGCCGGTGGGGCGGCTCGACGAGATTGGCCATTCAATCGTCGCCTTCAACGGCATGATCGAGAAGATTCAGGAAAGCTCGGCGCAACTCAAGCAGAAAACCGCCGACATTCAGGCGATGTTGCAGAACATGCAGCAAGGCATTCTGACGGTGATCGACGGCGCCGTGATCCACGCGGAGTACTCGGCGTATCTGGAAGACATCTTCGAAACGAAGGATATCGCCGGGCGCGGTTTGATGGATCTGGTGTTCGCGGATACCGATCTCGGTTCGGACGCGCTCTCACAAGTCGATGCCGCCACGCATGCGTGTCTGGGTGAAGACTGCATCAACTTCGCGTTCAATCAGCATCTGCTGGTCGGCGAAATTTCCAAACGCATGCCCGACGGCCGCGTGAAGATTCTCGACTTGAGCTGGTCGGCGATTACCGACGAAAACGACGTGATCCAACGCCTGATGCTGTGCGTGCGCGACGTCACCGAATTGCGCAAGCTCGCCGCGGAAGCCAGCGAACAGCGCCGCCGCCTCGACATGATCGGCGAGATTCTCGCGGTCAGCGAGGAGAAGTTTCACCACTTCATCGAAAGCTCGGCGGGTTTTATCAGTGAGAACGAGCGGATCATCCGCAAGCATTCGGAGGCCGATCACGCGGCGATTGCCGAGCTGTTTCGCAACATGCACACCATCAAGGGCAATGCGCGGACCTACAACCTTCAGCATTTGACCAACGTCGTGCACGAAACCGAGCAGAGCTATCACGAGTTGCGCCAACCGGACGCGGATCGTTCGTGGGATCAGGAGCATCTGATGAGCGAACTGACGCGCGTGCGCGAAGCTATCGAGAGCTACGCGAAGATCAACGAACAGAGCCTTGGCCGCAAGAACAAGAATCAGACGAACACCGCCGCCAACTCCGCTCACTACGTGATGGTCGCTAATGAACACATCCAGCACACCCTGAGCATGCTGGAGCAAACCAACGCCGGCGAATTGCACGAACTTCAGTCGATGCGCGATGCGCTGCGCCGCACGCTGCGCGCACTGGGCAGCGAAAGCGTGCGCGACGCACTTTCCGGTGTGCTGGACTCGCTGCCGTCGCTCGCGAGCGAGTTGGGCAAGCCCGCGCCCAACGTGCGTATCGACGACAACGGTTACCGTCTGCGTGGTCAGGCGGGCGGCACGCTGAACAACGTGTTCATGCATTTGCTGCGCAATTCGATGGATCACGGGATTGAAACCGCCGAGGCGCGCAGCGCCCTCGGCAAGGTGCCGGCCGGCACGATCGATATCGAAGTCGGCGTGGACAACGGCGCATTGCAGATCACGCTGAGCGACGACGGGCGCGGTCTCGCACTGGAACGCATTCGCGGCATCGCCATGGAGCGCGGCTGGATCGGCCACGACGACACGCTGAGCGACGAAGCCATCGCCGATTTCATTTTCCGGCCGGGCTTTTCGACCGCGGAAACGGTCACGGAGTTGTCGGGCCGTGGAGTCGGCATGGACGCCGTGCGCGATTTCCTCAAGCGCGCGAACGGCAGCATAGAACTGCGCTTCACCGACGACCGCAAAGGCGCGGCGTTCCGTCAGTTCCAGACGATTGTCTGCCTGCCGGACAACGTTGCCGTCGATACGCTCGGCGTGGAAGCGCGACGCGAAGCCGGCACACTGCAACTCGACGCGATGGCGGACTGA
- a CDS encoding hydroxymethylglutaryl-CoA lyase, producing the protein MNRVLNTSQFDKLIVQEVAPRDGLQIEPTWVETADKIALINALSTAGFTRIEGGSFVSPKAIPALRDGEAVFQQIERQPGVIYVALIPNLKGAERALASRADELNLVMSASQTHNRANMRMSCESSLVAFGDIVRHVKGSGVLLNGSIATAFGCPFEGKIDEDRVIGIVDTYREMGIEGITLADTTGMANPRQVTRLVTRVLERLPAAALTLHFHNTRGLGLANVLAAYEAGARRFDAALGGLGGCPFAPGASGNICTEDLVNMCDEMGIPTGIDLEKLIALSRGLPALLGHDVPGQLAKAGRNCDLHPVPEYVLQIR; encoded by the coding sequence ATGAATCGTGTTTTGAACACCTCGCAATTCGACAAACTGATCGTGCAGGAAGTGGCGCCGCGCGATGGCTTGCAGATCGAACCCACCTGGGTCGAAACCGCGGACAAGATCGCGCTGATCAACGCGCTATCTACCGCGGGCTTCACTCGTATCGAGGGCGGCTCGTTCGTTTCGCCGAAAGCGATTCCTGCGTTGCGTGACGGCGAGGCCGTGTTCCAGCAGATTGAGCGGCAACCGGGCGTGATCTACGTCGCGTTGATCCCGAATCTGAAGGGCGCCGAACGCGCGCTGGCTTCGCGTGCCGACGAACTGAACCTCGTGATGTCCGCGAGTCAGACCCACAATCGCGCCAACATGAGGATGAGCTGTGAGTCGTCGCTGGTCGCGTTCGGCGATATCGTGCGGCATGTGAAGGGCTCGGGCGTGCTGTTGAACGGATCTATTGCGACTGCATTCGGCTGTCCGTTTGAAGGCAAGATCGATGAAGACCGCGTGATCGGCATTGTCGATACGTATCGCGAGATGGGGATCGAGGGCATCACGCTCGCCGACACGACCGGCATGGCGAACCCACGCCAGGTGACGCGTCTCGTCACGCGCGTGCTCGAACGGCTGCCGGCCGCCGCGCTCACGCTGCACTTTCACAACACGCGCGGGCTGGGTCTTGCGAACGTGCTGGCGGCATACGAAGCCGGCGCGCGCCGCTTCGACGCCGCGTTGGGTGGTCTTGGCGGATGTCCGTTCGCGCCGGGCGCGTCCGGCAACATCTGCACGGAAGACCTTGTGAACATGTGCGACGAAATGGGCATTCCCACCGGAATCGATCTGGAAAAACTGATCGCGTTGTCGCGCGGCTTGCCCGCGCTGCTCGGCCACGACGTGCCCGGACAACTGGCAAAGGCGGGCCGTAACTGCGACCTGCATCCCGTACCTGAATACGTTCTACAAATCCGATAA
- a CDS encoding SDR family oxidoreductase, whose amino-acid sequence MTTSSPICAIVTGHTRGLGAALAEQLLARDIAVLGLSRSRHATLKARFPALLEEIELELADTTRVAQWIASDALREFVSGAQTVLLINNAGMVQPIGPIEGQDAASIATAVSLNVATPLMLASALAAAAVDATDRRIVHISSGAARNAYPGWSIYCATKAALDHHARAVALDANRALRICSLAPGVIDTNMQAEIRGSGVEQFPMRERFEELKRNGQLSTPEQCATKLLDYALSDAFGQTPVADIREIAKPA is encoded by the coding sequence ATGACCACCTCTTCCCCTATCTGTGCGATCGTCACTGGCCACACACGCGGTCTGGGCGCGGCGCTCGCCGAACAACTTCTGGCTCGCGATATCGCCGTGCTCGGATTGTCCCGCTCGCGTCATGCCACGCTCAAAGCGCGCTTCCCGGCGCTGCTCGAAGAAATCGAACTGGAACTGGCCGACACCACACGCGTCGCACAATGGATCGCAAGCGATGCGCTGCGTGAATTCGTCAGCGGCGCGCAAACGGTTCTGCTGATCAACAACGCGGGCATGGTGCAGCCCATCGGACCGATTGAAGGACAAGACGCGGCATCTATCGCGACCGCCGTGAGCCTCAATGTCGCCACACCCTTGATGCTGGCCAGCGCGCTGGCCGCAGCCGCCGTCGACGCAACCGACCGCCGCATCGTGCACATTTCCAGCGGCGCGGCGCGCAACGCGTACCCCGGCTGGAGCATCTATTGCGCGACAAAGGCTGCGCTCGACCATCACGCGCGCGCCGTCGCGCTCGATGCGAATCGTGCATTGCGCATCTGCAGTCTGGCGCCGGGTGTGATCGATACGAATATGCAGGCGGAGATTCGCGGCAGCGGTGTCGAACAATTCCCCATGCGCGAGCGATTCGAAGAACTCAAGCGCAACGGCCAGCTGTCGACGCCTGAACAATGTGCGACCAAGTTGCTCGATTACGCCTTGAGCGATGCATTCGGCCAAACGCCGGTCGCGGACATTCGCGAGATCGCAAAGCCGGCGTAA
- a CDS encoding LysR family transcriptional regulator has product MVIKNLLRRLDLTTLQLFLAVYEEGTLTRAAEREAIAVSAASKRLLELEQAVGATLFQRNARGMTLTPAGETLLHHARRVMRDIENIGIELAGHASGVRGYVRMMANLSAIVEFLPEDLRAFQLQHERVKLDLEERPSGGVVEAVDDSLVDVGICSGDADTRDLHVEHYRHDSLVLVMRDDHPLAARESVAFVETLDGDHVGLHAASSINARTHLAARQAGKPLRLRIHVPGFDAVCRMVQAGMGVGVLPLKVYQLMGRPLGLVGAPLEDDWSARSLVLVVRDVDALSPVSRLLFDHLRSIEDSEAPPTIA; this is encoded by the coding sequence ATGGTAATCAAAAACCTTCTCCGAAGGCTCGACCTCACCACGCTGCAACTCTTTCTCGCGGTCTACGAGGAAGGCACGCTCACGCGTGCCGCCGAGCGCGAGGCGATCGCCGTTTCCGCCGCGAGCAAGCGTCTGCTCGAACTCGAACAGGCGGTCGGCGCCACGCTGTTCCAGCGCAACGCGCGCGGCATGACGCTCACGCCGGCGGGCGAAACGCTGTTGCACCACGCGCGCCGCGTGATGCGCGACATCGAGAACATCGGCATTGAACTGGCCGGTCATGCGAGCGGCGTGCGCGGCTACGTGCGCATGATGGCCAACCTCTCGGCGATCGTCGAATTCCTGCCGGAGGATTTGCGCGCGTTCCAGTTGCAGCATGAGCGCGTCAAGCTCGATCTGGAGGAGCGGCCGAGCGGCGGCGTGGTCGAAGCGGTCGACGACAGCCTCGTCGACGTCGGCATCTGTTCCGGCGATGCCGACACGCGCGATCTGCACGTTGAACACTACCGGCACGATTCGCTGGTGCTCGTGATGCGCGACGATCATCCGCTGGCGGCGCGCGAAAGCGTTGCCTTTGTCGAAACGCTGGATGGCGATCACGTCGGTCTGCACGCCGCGAGTTCGATCAATGCTCGCACGCATCTCGCCGCGCGTCAGGCGGGCAAGCCGCTGCGGCTGCGCATTCACGTGCCCGGCTTCGATGCGGTCTGCCGGATGGTGCAGGCCGGCATGGGCGTCGGCGTATTGCCGCTGAAGGTGTATCAACTCATGGGCCGGCCGCTGGGTCTCGTCGGTGCACCGCTCGAAGACGACTGGTCGGCGCGCAGCCTCGTGCTGGTGGTGCGCGACGTCGATGCATTGTCGCCAGTGAGCCGCCTGTTGTTCGACCATCTGCGCTCCATCGAAGACTCGGAAGCCCCGCCTACCATCGCTTGA
- a CDS encoding response regulator, whose protein sequence is MSQHILFVGADAGLTAVVGESLRGQGCGVSARPPAAALKHVIERERPSLLVLDISAPHGDGLAVLRDLRMSGNDVPVILLSASSKAIDRVIGLELGADDFMSKPADPAELLARIRVLLRRRGTLAPGAPETRPPYRFGRCELNFSARELRRDNEHFVLRSSEFALLKIFVNHAMTVLTRVQLNEKLRGNSVMHQGRSLDVSIWRLRRLIEIDPSEPRYVQTVWGRGYVFVPHGELGAAERGVMVAPGV, encoded by the coding sequence ATGAGTCAGCATATTCTTTTCGTGGGTGCCGACGCCGGCTTGACTGCCGTGGTGGGCGAATCATTGCGCGGGCAAGGCTGCGGCGTGTCGGCACGTCCGCCTGCCGCCGCGCTCAAGCACGTGATCGAGAGGGAGCGGCCTTCGTTGCTGGTGCTCGACATCTCGGCGCCGCACGGCGACGGCCTCGCTGTCCTGCGCGACTTGCGCATGAGCGGCAACGACGTGCCCGTGATTCTGCTATCGGCAAGCAGCAAAGCGATTGACCGCGTGATCGGTCTCGAACTCGGCGCCGACGACTTCATGAGCAAGCCCGCCGACCCGGCCGAACTGCTCGCGCGCATTCGCGTCCTGCTGCGACGGCGCGGCACGCTCGCGCCGGGTGCGCCCGAGACGCGGCCGCCTTATCGCTTCGGACGCTGCGAACTGAACTTCTCCGCGCGCGAATTGCGCCGCGACAACGAGCACTTCGTGCTGCGCAGTTCCGAGTTCGCGTTGCTGAAGATCTTCGTCAATCACGCGATGACCGTGCTCACGCGCGTGCAGCTCAACGAGAAACTGCGCGGCAATAGCGTGATGCATCAAGGGCGCAGTCTGGACGTGTCGATCTGGCGGTTGCGTCGGTTGATCGAGATCGACCCTTCCGAGCCGCGCTATGTGCAAACGGTGTGGGGACGCGGCTATGTGTTCGTGCCGCACGGCGAGCTCGGGGCGGCCGAGCGCGGTGTGATGGTCGCGCCCGGCGTGTAG
- a CDS encoding chemotaxis protein CheX → MNMNKPVSKVLVLDDCPSHKEALKRFCDENNLVGVKVGKNRLQSVLRSNIDLGAVLFAESYAGSPEASAEIAIRINAVRPELPIIMRRDNDPGMDGLPESLRRVVCAAYVAHDMAPLRQVIDDYIFSLDYPNALVRGIADMTQAILGDVFKDLTITCDTPYIVRDRIIFGEVFSLIPLESAWCRGYMMMQAEETPILELLDRYQMIGSERHGEADFRDLNSVLGEVTNLIWGSFKNRYVGDADAWTRSQVQVPLLVNHKHKYISFGSGNPQLCFTYWLKDPQTNRAIKLHQRFVFSLSWSPEDFKEVTDDVGAMVEAGELDLF, encoded by the coding sequence ATGAACATGAACAAGCCGGTCAGCAAGGTGCTGGTGCTGGACGACTGCCCGTCGCACAAAGAAGCGCTCAAGCGCTTTTGCGACGAGAACAATCTGGTCGGCGTGAAAGTCGGTAAGAACCGTCTGCAATCGGTGCTGCGCTCGAACATCGATCTCGGCGCGGTGCTGTTTGCCGAAAGTTATGCAGGCTCGCCGGAAGCGAGCGCCGAGATCGCGATCAGGATCAACGCGGTGCGCCCCGAGCTGCCGATCATCATGCGCCGGGATAACGATCCCGGCATGGACGGTTTGCCGGAGAGTTTGCGGCGCGTGGTCTGCGCCGCGTACGTCGCGCACGATATGGCGCCGCTGCGCCAGGTGATCGACGACTACATCTTCAGCCTGGACTATCCGAACGCGCTGGTGCGCGGCATCGCCGACATGACACAGGCGATTCTCGGCGATGTGTTCAAGGACCTGACCATCACGTGCGACACGCCGTATATCGTGCGCGACCGCATCATCTTCGGCGAGGTGTTCAGCCTGATTCCGCTGGAAAGCGCATGGTGCCGCGGCTACATGATGATGCAGGCCGAAGAGACGCCGATCCTCGAACTGCTCGATCGCTATCAGATGATCGGCAGCGAGCGGCACGGCGAAGCGGATTTTCGCGACCTGAACAGCGTACTCGGCGAAGTGACGAATCTGATCTGGGGTTCCTTCAAGAACCGCTATGTCGGCGACGCGGACGCCTGGACGCGCAGCCAGGTGCAGGTGCCGCTGCTGGTAAATCACAAGCACAAGTACATCTCGTTCGGCAGCGGCAATCCGCAACTGTGCTTCACGTACTGGTTAAAGGATCCGCAGACGAACCGCGCGATCAAGTTGCATCAACGTTTTGTGTTCAGCCTGAGCTGGTCGCCGGAGGACTTCAAGGAAGTCACGGACGACGTCGGCGCAATGGTAGAGGCAGGCGAACTGGATCTGTTCTGA
- a CDS encoding response regulator, with product MSKILVVDDSSTVRDEVAGFLKKNGLDVDTAVDGKDGLAKLKASPGIKLVISDVNMPNMDGLTMVEKIRGELANKTVNVIMLTTESSPAMKERGKAAGVKGWIVKPFKGDAVLETFRKLAS from the coding sequence ATGTCGAAAATTCTGGTGGTGGATGATTCGAGCACGGTGCGCGACGAAGTAGCCGGCTTTCTGAAGAAGAACGGTCTGGACGTCGACACGGCCGTGGACGGCAAGGACGGCCTCGCCAAGCTGAAGGCCAGCCCGGGCATCAAGCTGGTGATCAGCGACGTCAACATGCCGAACATGGACGGTCTGACGATGGTCGAGAAGATTCGCGGCGAGCTCGCGAACAAGACCGTCAACGTCATCATGCTGACGACCGAGAGCAGCCCGGCGATGAAGGAGCGCGGCAAAGCGGCCGGCGTGAAAGGCTGGATCGTCAAGCCGTTCAAGGGCGACGCGGTGCTGGAAACATTCCGCAAACTGGCAAGCTGA
- a CDS encoding CaiB/BaiF CoA transferase family protein, which produces MGGPLQGIRVIEIGTLIAAPFAARLMAEFGADVIKIEAPETGDPLRKWRKLHEGTSLWWYLQSRNKKSICVNLKSADGVEIVKRLAADADVVIENLRPGALEKLGLGWDVLHAINPKLTMVRISGYGQSGPYRDRPGFGAIGEAMGGIRYTTGDLDGAPARVGVSLGDSLASLHGVIGALMSLLRVKTGQGEGQVVDVSLVESVFNLMESLVPEYDLLGHVRERSGGALPGIAPSNTYRTEDEGFVVIAGNSDPIFKRLMQVIGRPDLADDPALARNDGRVQHCAMLDQAITEWTSHHSTDDVLAALERAEVPSGRIYSVADIVADPHYRARNMLLDAQLPGGASVKMPGIVPKLSDTPGEVRWQGPTLGEHTGSVLSDLGFANDDIERLRREGAVQ; this is translated from the coding sequence ATGGGTGGACCGCTTCAGGGTATCCGCGTCATCGAGATCGGAACCCTTATCGCCGCGCCGTTTGCCGCGCGCCTCATGGCCGAGTTCGGCGCCGACGTCATCAAGATCGAAGCGCCCGAGACCGGCGATCCCCTTCGCAAATGGCGCAAGCTGCATGAAGGCACTTCGCTCTGGTGGTATCTGCAGTCGCGCAACAAGAAGTCCATCTGCGTGAATCTGAAGTCGGCGGACGGTGTCGAGATCGTCAAACGGCTCGCGGCCGATGCCGATGTCGTGATCGAAAACCTGCGCCCGGGCGCGCTCGAAAAGCTCGGCCTCGGCTGGGACGTGCTGCACGCCATCAATCCGAAACTGACGATGGTCCGCATTTCCGGCTACGGCCAGAGCGGTCCCTATCGCGATCGTCCTGGCTTCGGCGCGATCGGCGAAGCGATGGGCGGCATCCGCTACACGACCGGCGACCTGGACGGCGCGCCGGCGCGCGTCGGCGTGAGTCTCGGCGATTCGCTCGCCTCGCTGCATGGCGTGATCGGCGCGCTGATGTCGCTGCTGCGCGTGAAGACGGGGCAGGGCGAAGGCCAGGTGGTCGATGTCTCGCTGGTCGAGAGCGTGTTCAATCTGATGGAAAGCTTGGTGCCGGAATACGATCTGCTCGGCCATGTGCGCGAGAGGAGCGGCGGCGCGTTGCCGGGCATCGCGCCATCGAATACGTATCGCACGGAAGACGAAGGCTTCGTCGTGATCGCCGGCAACAGCGATCCGATTTTCAAACGCCTGATGCAGGTGATCGGCCGTCCCGATCTCGCCGACGATCCCGCATTGGCGCGAAATGACGGCCGCGTTCAGCACTGCGCGATGCTCGATCAGGCGATCACCGAATGGACCTCGCATCACTCCACCGACGACGTGCTGGCGGCGCTCGAACGCGCCGAAGTGCCCTCGGGACGCATCTATTCGGTGGCCGATATCGTCGCCGATCCGCACTACCGGGCACGCAACATGTTGTTGGACGCGCAACTGCCGGGCGGCGCGTCGGTGAAGATGCCGGGGATCGTACCGAAGCTCTCGGACACACCGGGCGAAGTGCGCTGGCAAGGACCGACGCTCGGCGAGCATACCGGCAGCGTGCTCAGCGACCTCGGATTCGCCAACGACGATATCGAGCGGCTGCGCCGCGAAGGAGCCGTGCAATGA
- a CDS encoding methyl-accepting chemotaxis protein has translation MIQQYVLAVAAGSAVTALLAFAAHRLHSAKLTARLRAEARASISRFEAERADHSAAIREREQAEQELHALTTQLREELAQQQSNADELRAALKAASEDKDQLAHHARQIAGEAERLKSLGATFERWHEQMISLMTQNHDMHAKNQELSSIVRHVVIVSLNASIEAARAGPAGRGFAVVASEVRALAARSEELSKSYRDSLHRNDLTTTSTFQDIQAGGKMIAASLASVESLAHQFHSKLHEVAV, from the coding sequence GTGATTCAACAGTATGTATTGGCGGTGGCAGCAGGCAGCGCGGTGACCGCGCTGCTTGCATTTGCCGCGCACAGGCTGCACAGCGCGAAGCTGACGGCACGGCTGCGTGCCGAAGCGCGAGCCAGCATCTCCAGGTTCGAAGCTGAGCGGGCCGATCACAGCGCAGCCATCCGCGAGCGAGAGCAGGCAGAGCAGGAACTGCACGCTTTGACCACGCAGTTGCGCGAGGAACTCGCACAGCAGCAGAGCAACGCCGATGAACTGCGCGCCGCACTTAAAGCGGCGAGCGAAGACAAAGACCAATTGGCGCATCACGCCCGGCAGATCGCCGGCGAAGCCGAGCGTCTGAAGAGCCTCGGCGCGACGTTCGAGCGCTGGCACGAACAGATGATTTCGCTGATGACGCAAAACCACGACATGCACGCGAAGAATCAGGAGCTGTCGTCGATCGTGCGGCACGTGGTGATCGTGTCGCTGAACGCGTCGATCGAAGCCGCGCGTGCGGGACCGGCCGGTCGCGGCTTCGCGGTGGTGGCCAGCGAAGTGCGCGCCCTCGCCGCGCGTTCCGAAGAGTTATCGAAGAGCTATCGCGACAGCCTGCATCGCAACGACCTGACCACGACGTCCACGTTTCAGGACATTCAGGCGGGCGGCAAGATGATCGCGGCATCGCTCGCCAGCGTCGAATCGCTGGCCCACCAGTTTCATTCGAAGCTGCACGAGGTGGCGGTGTGA